TACTTAATTTCTATTTTCCATgttatttctcctactaatttagTCTCTGGCAATGTTTTACGTTTACGCTAAAAATATTTTGCGAAAGTTATAAAGCTTAGACCattaaaacaaataagaaaaatatatttggaagagtcatgtatttattaaaaataaaacttaaagaaaactacttAGACATAAGTTTCTATAGTGTGGGAATGGAAAAAAAATgatattgcgagaaattgaatatatatgagattttgagaggtttaaatagtgagtatgtgtacgagtatcTATGTAAatagtgatcgcgagtgcatttgaataatcaaaataaaagtaatgattattaagtaatacaaCATAGTATTAAATGACATAAAAAGGTATAAAACAAACTACATTTTACTTTAAAATCTTCATTTAAAATGTATACATcaagtataaaatattgattatgactaactaaatattacttttagttaaatattttaagtcatcttttaaatactttgaagttaaaccttaAAAATTAATATTCGAGAAAGTTCAATctattttatttataagtaaacttttaaacatcattatatatagttgtttaaaaaaacaaaaggtgcaaatttcttataGATTGTTTAACACATAACTtatgcaagacacaatcaaaacgCTTCAATAAGTTAATTTTAGatcctatatgtttgatacataaatatcacacatTATACTTAAAAAGTTAAAAAAgtgcataaaattatattcacatcattttgaacaaatattaattgatttggaataTAACGTATCATGAAATCATATAATTTGAAAACTTAACGTTGATTATTGCTTTattcaaaaaaaattattttaattaatatgatatttaattGGTCACaattttatttataaaacgttgatcatgcataattaatgaTCACTTATTAGTTTCAGTTAAAATTattgtttgtattttattttaaaacattgaagttaaacctaaaaaaattaatttgagaaatattaaattatttttattttatttataagtaaaaatattaagaTCATATATgatttatattatttttcttcaattataataataaaattttaaatcaGGGCGCACGAAGTGcaggatactacctagtatatatCATTTTTGAGCATCAACAACCTCCTTTTTTGAAACATAATCCTACAATTTAGTACATAATCCTACAATTTAAAACATTGGGATTCTGTTTCATTTTTGATGCACAACGGACCCCATACTCTCTATCAATATCTCACTTTTTCTCAGTATTTATTCCAACTTTTTGATAAAATTTCAAGAAAATTTATAACAAAATATCAATGGAGTCTCATGAAGATATTGATCAAGAGAAAGGGATGAATGAAGCTCTAGGTGGTGTACGAACCATACCCTTTATATTAGGTAATTCCTATATTCATAATTTACGTCGAATATAGATTTTATATACGCTCTAGtaaattgttttttattttttattttgaagTATTGTATACCCTCTGACTTCATGGAAAATTTacacttttattattttgtgaattgtgaggagtattttaaggAATGTAAATAATTTGTTGTGTTAGAGGATGTACATGACTGTGGCATGATCGATCATGTAGTTATATGACTAAGTCTGTCTCATGGTAAGACCTACGTCTTCATGCAAGAATACGGGTTGATTAATACAAGTTACAATAAAATTATCAATGGGGTACCGCCTTGACCCATGAGTATGCACTCTTTTTACACATTATCTTTTTGTAACACATTTGCatagttttattttttttactcaCGAAATTTGAACTCGGGCCATTAGCACCACATTTCATAAATTTTTCAAGTAAGATAGTTTACATTTGCAAAGTTTTATTTTATAATAAGGTGGACGACATTGGAACgtttaattaaattttaattttatatgttCGGAACAATTAATCTCATAACCTTAAATTTGAAAACAACATAATTAATAAGCCAATTCAAAGAGGATAAAGGACGCTATTAAGTGATATTGAATTCCAGTACTTGTAGAATTACATAAACTATTTTATCAACGTAATGTGTAGTTGTATTATACTCGGTATGAATATGATATTCGAGATTGATAAGGAACTTATGAATGATGCAGCAAATGAGGGATTTGAGAAAGCAGCATATTATGGGCTTCTACCTAATATGCTTCTGTATCTAATGGGAGTTTATGGCTTGGACACGGTAACCGGTTCCAACATCATATTCTTGTGGAGTGCTGCAACTAATTTCACACCTATTGTAGGAGCTTTTTTGGCAGATGCCTATGTCGGCCGCTTTCGAATGATTAGCTTCGGATGTGTTTCGGCCCTGCTGGTAATTGTTGATGCATGTGTCCTGATATAATGTTATTTTGTGTAGGTTCATCTCATAATTTGAGGTTTGATCTGGTGGTGTAGCCATGaaattttaatcttttgttttaGAATACAACAATCAATTAAGCTGATCGATCTCTTATCTTTTTTAATGTCTAAATTTGAATGTGGCACAGGGGATGATAATTATGTGGTCGACTACTATAATTCCAGGGGTAACTCCTCCATCACATAAAGAAACATCAAGTAACTCAACTTCTGCAACATTAATTCAGCTGGTTTATATATGCACCAGCCTTGGTCTAATGTCGATTGGTTCTGGTGGAATCAGATCTTCATCCATGGCCTTTGGCGCTGATCAATTGTTGTCAAAAGGTAAACCGGGTGGTAAACGATTTATAGAGACCTTTGTGAGCTGGTATTACTTTTGTTCCATATCGGCAATGGTCTTTGCATTTACCTTCATTGTGTACATGCAAGACCATTTTGGATGGCAAATTGGTTTCGCAATTCCTGCCTCACTGATGTTTGTTTCGGCACTTTGCTTCTTTTCGGCTTCTTCATTCTATGTCAAAATGAAGCCTATGTCTAGCGCGTTTACTCGTTTAAGTCAAGTTGTTGCTGCTTCATGGAGAAATAGGCATTACCAATTTTCAAGTTGTTTAGGCGCTGACACCATTTATCATGTTGCAAAGGGCTCAATTCTGCAAGTCCCAACGCAGAAACTAAGGTACTTAACATGAGATTTAATATATTTACTTCATTCGGTTCCACTATTGTTGTCAGTGCTGGGAATATTAATATAGTCTCAATGTTATTTTGATAGGTTCTTGAACAAGGCGTGCATTGTAAAAGATCGTCAACGAGATATTTCAATAGATGGTATAGCTAATGATCCATGGAGTCTATGTACAATAGACCAAGTTGAAGATTTCAAAGAAATCGTCAACATAATACCAATATGGTCGACCGGAATTATGCTTGCAGTAACTCATTCATGCGTGTCTTCATTTCTAGTGGTTCAAGCAAAATCTATGGACCGCCATTTCATTACACCAAGCTTCGAAATTCCATGTGCATCCTTTGGTACATTTGCACTTAGCTCTGTCTTATTATGGATTGTTCTCTATGACAGAGTATTCATCCCATTGGCGTCTAGAGTGATGGGTAAACCCGTAGCCATACATGTCATAACTCGCATGGGAATCGGTTTTGTactttcttttgcatgtatggtGGTAGCTGGAGTTGTTGAGAATGCTCGTAGGCGTAGTGCTATTGAAGGAAAGTTGGTTATGCCAATGTCGGCGTTGTGGCTAGTGCCACAAGTGTGCCTTATCGGCTTAGCTGAAGGGATTACAACAATTGCTCAGATTGAGTTTTTTTACTCCAAGTTTCCGAAGAGCATGGCAAGCATATCGGTCAATCTTGCCGCGTTAGCAATAAGTATTTCAGGCCTGGTTTCGAGTATTATAGTAAGTGTCATAAATTATGTTACGAAACAAGATGGGGCGGAGAGTTGGATATCAAGTGACCCAAGTAAAGGTCATTATGATTACTTCTATTGGGTTCTTGCTGGTTTGAGCTTGCTCAATTTCATCTATTTTTTAGTTTGTAGTAGGTCTTATAGGAAGTAACAAAAGGGTCTCTGGAAATAAAAAACAAGGCAAGTAATTTTATACTGGACTCATTATTacttatattttgaagtaaaacGAAAAGGACTCGATTATTGGACTCATTAGACCTATAACCTGGCTCTTGGTACCAATTTGGAGTATAACATAAAGGACTCGATTTCTAGATAGAATTGGACTCGAAAACATATTGTATTTGTTATGCAAATAACACAAATAAACACACCAATGAACTTTTTAGGATGACTGAAATGGAATAGGAACAAGGATATGACTTGAGCGAGATCACGAAGAAAGCTCAAGACTAGGAATCTCGtccaagatcacgaagcaaggacTAAATTCTGCCCCAAAAGGACTAAGCAAATGGAAGGTTTTTCGCACTAAGCAAGAATAAAGCAAGTAGAAAACTCAATTTTCAAACtcataattttaatcttaaacTCATTATGAATATTACATTAGATTttcttggtttatatagaccaaagTAACACAATCTCCACCATTCATTGTAATCTAAGGGCCATAAATAAGGTCTTACAAAAGGACATAAAATAACagctattttattttatataaactGAAATAAAAGACTAGAAAACAAGAAAAACATAAAGCATAAAGTAATAAAGCTAAGTTGAGATTTGTTTGCTTGCAAAAGGTCGAATATGATGTGTATGGTCTTGGAGAATGGTCCTTGGCAGCTTCACTCTTCAAGCACAAAATATTAGGATGCCTTTTAAGCCTTGCCCAGCTTTTGTTTAGCCAAAAAATAGCAACCAAAACAGCCTTGGCATGTGAGGATGCTGAATTGGTCCTACATGGACCTATTGTTTATATTTGGCTGAACCTTCACTTAAATTGTGAATTAACACAAACTCTCCAGAAATTTTATCTTGCTAAGACCTTAAGCTAGGATTATTATCCTTTGGAATTACTCAATTCCGTTTAGGGGGTGTCCTGGACCTTGTTCTAGAAGACGGACCAAAATCGAGTTTCAGAACCTGTTCAGGAATTAGACGCATATTATAGGAGGCATATCTCTTTGCTCTATATGAATCTGAAGGCCCGTGATAGCTCATTGGAAAGCTAATGAAGTTAACgttcacctccaaaaagaatcacCCTTAAAAAAGAGTAAATATTGAGTTATTTAACTTTTAGTGCTGATAGGTCAAGAGTTATCCTGTAAAGCATAGGCTGTTTGCATCGGCCATATCTCAAGCTATAGAGTTGATATGACGGTGATTTCAAATCCATTGTTTAGCTAAGATCCCAAGCTTTCCAATGATATAAGAATCTAGGACTTTCATGAGTATAACTTGAGATATAAGGCTTGCAAGTTATGCCCGCTGGaatgacacttcaaaaagcgatgaaatgcattcaattgtgaaccATTCCTTAGACTGTTCCTTTTGGCCTAAAAATGAATCACAGTGCAACAAAATTTTGTTGCGAAcgccctttcttcaaaagaatttgccCATAAATTCTTTTGGATCAAGAATAAAGAGACTTGTTGCAAAGGCTTGTGTCTTCCCACTTATCAAAAGACCAAGCACGCTTCAAGAGATGGGCTCTCATGACTTCCTCCCGGATCATAGACCAGAATTGTGTGTATGGCAAGAGAGGTGTTGTGCCATTCCAAAATTCAGTTTGTTCAGTCATCCAAGTACCTCTTATCCTTCTTGGAATAAAGTTCATGGTTTCTTGGCTAGGTCGGATATGAGTACCACCATTAAATTCAGCAAATAGAGTTGGAAATTTCATACCCATGAAAGGCTCATTGTCACCACTTATGCCCATTCCAACTTTCCTCTCGATTGAACTTATGTACCCATCATCAAAAGGCCAAGGTGGCTTTACTCTAAGTTTAACAACCATTTCACCAAATTGGATAACCAACAGCATATACTCACCCAAGCTCGAGCCATAATGAGCATTAACACAACTAGTAGAGCACAATAGCGCAACAAAGGGCTTGTTTCTGTTCTCGTGCATCACCCTCGACAAAAACATCACCAAATGTGCTACAACTCCTTCTAAACCATGTAGAGACCTTGTACTTGATGTACCAAACAATTACAACAAGCTCTCATAATGAATTTGAACAAATTTTAACCCAAACAAAGGAATTCCAAAATTGGACAGCAAGTTTTAAATTGATTCATTTCACTCTCAAAAATTAATTTCCACCTTGAATGAGTAAAAATGAACCTTTTAAAAACAGAAGTCCTACTTAGAAGCATCAACACCACCCAAGAAATATACTTCAAGCTGCTAGACTTCTCAAAATGATTCAAGTCATTACTCCAAAACAGTTTAGACAAGTTAGCATTCATATGCTTGGATTCCTCATTTAATGTGTATGGGATTGCACCCAAATGAACAACACTAGCTTTTAACCTCACCAACATGTAAAAATGGAAGTGTGGAGTTGAGAGAGTGCAAGTTAtacttccaaatatacatctTTTGAAGCAAGAACCATGGCTGATGTAGGAGGTCGGATTTGGTAAACTTGAGAATGGAACAACCCAAGACTCTCCTCTTGCTTTACCCTTACTTGAATCCCAACAAGTTCCACCATTGAACATGACCATGGACTTTCCAAACTCTATGGTTTGAAGGTTAATTAGTCGTTGGTCGACAATCACTTCTCTAGATCCCAAATCAGTAGCTTGGTCATTGATGGTCTCATGGGAAAGGGTATGGCTACTCTCCTCCTCACTAGTAGGCTCATGTGATGAGTTGAAGGGGATTTTATTTTCAATAGATGGGCTCTCAAAGATAGCACTACATGAGCTATTCATTTCAGCATAAGTGCTCATGATCTTTGACTCAAGGGGCTTAGAATTAGGACAAGCAATATCCAAGCATGGCATGTCAACTTCTTGATTTAACCCATCCTTCTTCCCATCAGTTTATATGGCTTCTAATCTGTCCTCCTTAGCAAATAACTCATGGTTTTTACGCCTTCCTAAACTCTTCTCAACATCCAAAGCCAACTCAAGCAATTCTCCATATGAATGTATTATTTCTAAGTTAATTCTCCTATcaatttcagatttcaagccaAGATCAAATCTGATTCCCTCTTCGACATAATCCTCAAACAACTTAGCATGTTCAATAACACTTAAGGAGTTTTGTTTAAGGGTCTTAAGTTCAGCCCATAATTCATTCATGGTAGAGCAAGGCAGAAACTTAGTCTCATGTTTCTTTCGAGTTTAAACCAAGACCTAATTTTACCCTTTTCTTACATGCTCCTTGAAAaattaagagtattataccacaacaaagcaacatcCTTTAAACAAGACACAACCATTTCACACTTCCTTGAATGAAAAAAACACTTGTTCTTGAAATAGcattcaacatcaaacaaccaaGACATAAATGCTCTATTGTTTTCACCATTAAAGAAAGGAAGTAATTGTATGTTACCTTTGCCTCTAAGGGTAGGAAAGGACTTAGAACACTCATAGGATATGAGGTGTTCTCCTTGGTACAAATCAGAAGGTTTTGGTTCCCTTGGAACTCCATAACATCCGATTGTACTCCTTGCATGCGCATCGCCTTCAAGCCCTCTTGTTAGAGCTTGTAACTTCACTATAGAAGCTTGTAAAGACTTGGAGATGGAACCAAGGTTCCAAGGCTTCATCTTTGAGAATGAAACATGAGGGACATACTCCATTGCTATTGATTTTCCAATGGAAAAACCGAATGACAACACTTTAATAAAAACAGATTTTTCAAACAACAAACCCAAGTTTGTATAAAATCTCTTCACTCATtggtttgtttttgtgttttttatgtATTTAAGGATATAAACTGAACTCACAAAGGCttaacccaagactaacacaagatggaataGTATTATAACCTGCCTTAGTACCAATTTGGAGTAAAACGTAAAGGACTCGATTTCTGGAGAGAATTGGACTCGAAAACAGATTGTACTTCTTATGAAAATAACACAAATAAACGCACCAATGAACTGTTTAGGGCGACTGAAATGGAATAAGAACAAAGATATGACTTGAGCGAGATCACGAAGCAAGCTCAAGACTAGGAATCTCGTCCAAAATCATGAAGCAAGGACTAAATTCCGCCCtaaaagcactaagcaaatggaggGTTTTCCGCACTAAGTAAGTAGAAAACTTAGTTTTCAAATTCATATTTTTGATCTTAAACTCAATCTGAATATTACATTAGgtttgcttggtttatatagaccaaagcAATACAATCTCCACCATTCATTCTAATCTAAGGGCCATAAATATGGCCTTACAAAAGGACATAAAATAACAGCTATTTTATTTTATACAAATTGAA
The Silene latifolia isolate original U9 population chromosome 11, ASM4854445v1, whole genome shotgun sequence genome window above contains:
- the LOC141612185 gene encoding protein NRT1/ PTR FAMILY 1.1-like encodes the protein MESHEDIDQEKGMNEALGGVRTIPFILANEGFEKAAYYGLLPNMLLYLMGVYGLDTVTGSNIIFLWSAATNFTPIVGAFLADAYVGRFRMISFGCVSALLGMIIMWSTTIIPGVTPPSHKETSSNSTSATLIQLVYICTSLGLMSIGSGGIRSSSMAFGADQLLSKGKPGGKRFIETFVSWYYFCSISAMVFAFTFIVYMQDHFGWQIGFAIPASLMFVSALCFFSASSFYVKMKPMSSAFTRLSQVVAASWRNRHYQFSSCLGADTIYHVAKGSILQVPTQKLRFLNKACIVKDRQRDISIDGIANDPWSLCTIDQVEDFKEIVNIIPIWSTGIMLAVTHSCVSSFLVVQAKSMDRHFITPSFEIPCASFGTFALSSVLLWIVLYDRVFIPLASRVMGKPVAIHVITRMGIGFVLSFACMVVAGVVENARRRSAIEGKLVMPMSALWLVPQVCLIGLAEGITTIAQIEFFYSKFPKSMASISVNLAALAISISGLVSSIIVSVINYVTKQDGAESWISSDPSKGHYDYFYWVLAGLSLLNFIYFLVCSRSYRK